Genomic segment of Vibrio celticus:
AAATCGACTTGCTTCAACAAGTCTCGAGAATAACTGCCTGAAGCGACCACGTAAGCGTCCGCTTTGAATTCACCTTGAGTCGTGGTAATACTCACAATGGTTTGATTCTGATGATTGAGCTTGACCACTTCAGTATCAAACACGAACTGAACGCCGAGTTGCTTGGCTTTCTCAGTCAAGGTTAAACAGAACTGATGGCAATCACCAGTTTCATCTTGTGGTAAATACAGGCCGCCAACCAGCTTATCTTTCACATCTGATAAACCTGGTTCAATGGATAGGCATTGCTCAACGTCAAACAGCGAATGTTTGATTCCACTCTCTGTTAATAGCTTCATATCCTGCTGAATAGCGTCCAATTGTTTTTCGCTTCTGAATACTTGCAAGGTGCCTTTCTGCCTACCTTCATAAGCCAGTTGTTCACTGGTTCTTAGCTCAGTCAGACAATCTCGGCTGTAGTTAGCGACTCGCAACATGCGCGATTTATTCTGTGCGTATTTGGCTTCATTGCAGTTGGCGAGCATCTTAGTCGCCCAAGTCACCAACTCAGGAGAAAGTGACGGCTTCACTTTAAGTGGCGCATGTTCTTGGGTAAGCCATTTCATCGCTTTCAATGGAATACCAGGCGCCGCCCATGGTGAAGAATACCCGTAAGAAATTTGCCCTGCA
This window contains:
- a CDS encoding D-amino acid dehydrogenase; amino-acid sequence: MEVIVIGSGVIGLTSAWYLAKEGHSVTVIDRQDSSGKETSFANAGQISYGYSSPWAAPGIPLKAMKWLTQEHAPLKVKPSLSPELVTWATKMLANCNEAKYAQNKSRMLRVANYSRDCLTELRTSEQLAYEGRQKGTLQVFRSEKQLDAIQQDMKLLTESGIKHSLFDVEQCLSIEPGLSDVKDKLVGGLYLPQDETGDCHQFCLTLTEKAKQLGVQFVFDTEVVKLNHQNQTIVSITTTQGEFKADAYVVASGSYSRDLLKQVDLSIPVYPVKGYSLTLPIVSADKSPTSTVMDETYKVAMTRFDDRIRIAGTAELAGFNYLIPEKRKATIDMVIKDLFPQAGDFSKAEYWTGLRPMTPDGTPIIGKTPIKNLFTNTGHGTLGWTMACGSGKILASVVGGSASDIKTDDLSIHRYM